A genomic segment from Bradyrhizobium sp. CB1015 encodes:
- a CDS encoding SDR family NAD(P)-dependent oxidoreductase, with amino-acid sequence MTDQAILVTGAAGFIGFHVARQLLGEGHAVVGLDNLNSYYDPALKKARLALLRDEARFSFVEADLADRETMAALFAQHRFAKVVHLAAQAGVRYSIEQPQTYADSNLVGFLNVLEGCRNNGCRHLVYASSSSVYGANTKLPFAVADRTDHPVSFYAATKKANEVMAQSYSHLYRLPVTGLRFFTIYGPWGRPDMAMFLFAGAIMAGKPIRIFNHGKMRRDFTYIDDVTRVVSKLIDLVPADDPAAANAPFKLYNVGNHHPEELMHVVGLLERELGRSAIKELLPMQPGDVLETFADVEDLMRDTGFAPSTPIEHGVHHFVTWYRDYFKV; translated from the coding sequence ATGACGGATCAGGCGATTTTGGTCACGGGTGCCGCCGGCTTCATCGGCTTCCATGTCGCCCGGCAGCTGCTGGGCGAAGGCCACGCCGTCGTCGGGCTCGACAATCTCAACAGCTATTACGATCCGGCGCTGAAGAAAGCGCGCCTTGCTCTGCTCAGGGACGAGGCCCGTTTCTCGTTCGTCGAGGCGGATCTCGCCGACCGCGAGACCATGGCGGCACTGTTTGCGCAACATCGTTTTGCCAAAGTCGTGCATCTCGCCGCGCAGGCCGGCGTGCGCTACTCGATCGAGCAGCCGCAGACTTACGCCGATTCCAATCTCGTCGGCTTTCTCAACGTGCTGGAGGGCTGCCGCAACAATGGCTGCCGTCATCTGGTCTACGCCTCGTCATCCTCCGTTTACGGCGCCAACACAAAACTGCCATTTGCGGTTGCGGACCGCACCGACCATCCGGTCAGCTTCTATGCCGCGACCAAGAAGGCGAACGAGGTGATGGCGCAGTCCTATAGCCATCTCTATCGCCTGCCGGTCACCGGGCTGCGCTTCTTCACCATTTACGGGCCATGGGGCCGCCCTGACATGGCCATGTTTCTGTTCGCGGGCGCCATCATGGCCGGCAAGCCGATCCGGATCTTCAACCATGGCAAGATGCGCCGCGATTTCACCTATATCGACGATGTGACGCGCGTCGTGTCCAAGCTGATCGATCTCGTGCCTGCGGATGATCCGGCTGCCGCAAATGCGCCGTTTAAGCTCTACAATGTCGGCAATCATCATCCGGAGGAACTGATGCACGTCGTCGGTCTTCTGGAGCGGGAGCTGGGCCGGTCGGCGATCAAAGAATTGCTGCCGATGCAGCCGGGAGATGTGCTGGAAACGTTCGCGGATGTCGAGGATCTGATGCGCGACACCGGCTTTGCACCGTCAACGCCGATCGAGCATGGGGTCCATCATTTCGTCACCTGGTATCGGGACTATTTCAAGGTTTGA
- a CDS encoding lysylphosphatidylglycerol synthase transmembrane domain-containing protein: MRRILLSTAKILISVALLYLALRKVDLSELFSRLTVTSLFWIGVAIAVTFLQIFVGVLRWREISVVCGAPLELRRAMRYNVIGSFFNQTLPSAIGGDAVRLWLVARAGAGWRAATYSIFVDRAIGLIALAIVIVASLPWSYTLITDPHGRSALLLIDLLALAGGVGFLIFGALKWRWLKTWWATHHIHACAVIANRVIFSRTHGPLIAILSILVHVLAVVIAWCVVQSIAAPVRFSDVFLLVPPVMLITMMPISIAGWGVREATMSLAFGFAGLSANEGVNVSLLYGAVFFIVGAFGGLVWILSAEKAAQGSAPIGVPE, encoded by the coding sequence ATGCGCCGAATCCTGTTGTCGACGGCCAAAATCCTGATTTCCGTGGCGCTGCTCTATCTGGCGCTACGCAAGGTCGACCTGTCTGAGCTGTTTTCCCGCCTCACCGTGACCAGCCTGTTCTGGATCGGTGTGGCGATCGCGGTCACGTTCCTGCAGATCTTCGTCGGCGTGCTGCGCTGGCGCGAGATCAGCGTCGTCTGCGGCGCGCCGCTCGAGCTCCGCCGTGCCATGCGCTACAACGTGATCGGCTCGTTCTTCAACCAGACGCTGCCGTCCGCGATCGGCGGCGATGCGGTGCGGCTGTGGCTGGTCGCGCGCGCCGGCGCCGGCTGGCGCGCGGCGACCTACTCGATCTTCGTCGACCGCGCCATCGGCCTCATCGCGCTCGCGATCGTGATCGTCGCGAGCCTGCCCTGGAGCTACACCCTCATTACCGATCCGCACGGGCGCTCGGCGCTGCTGCTCATCGACCTCCTCGCGCTGGCCGGCGGCGTCGGCTTCCTGATCTTCGGCGCGCTGAAATGGCGCTGGCTGAAGACCTGGTGGGCAACGCACCACATTCACGCCTGCGCCGTCATCGCCAATCGCGTGATCTTCAGCCGCACCCATGGCCCCCTCATCGCAATCCTGTCGATCCTCGTTCACGTGCTCGCCGTCGTCATCGCCTGGTGCGTCGTGCAGTCGATTGCGGCCCCGGTTCGCTTCAGCGACGTCTTTCTGCTCGTGCCGCCGGTGATGCTGATCACGATGATGCCGATCTCGATCGCCGGCTGGGGCGTCCGTGAAGCCACGATGAGCCTTGCGTTCGGCTTTGCGGGACTTTCCGCCAACGAGGGCGTCAACGTCTCGCTGCTCTACGGCGCCGTGTTCTTCATCGTCGGGGCATTCGGCGGCCTGGTCTGGATCCTCAGCGCGGAGAAAGCCGCGCAAGGGTCGGCCCCGATCGGAGTGCCGGAGTGA
- a CDS encoding glycosyltransferase family 4 protein: MSSAADALAGAALLLAVAAAALISALVTWTSRPLLQRYALARPNARSSHRIPTPQGAGIAVIAATLIVASLWGVSANVAIPPALVAATIVIALVGFADDMVSLPVLVRLVLQAACVGAVVFTAPETARIVPALPLALERGLVVLAGVWFVNLVNFMDGLDLMTVAEVVPVTAALLLLGMLGDLSWPAVLIATALCGAMLGFAPFNRPVAKVFLGDVGSLPIGLLLGWCLLELAFRGQPAAALLLPAYYLADSTITLFRRIIRREPFWSAHRTHFYQRATDNGFTVKRVIGEAFALNLVLALLAIATVRSGSTAITIVCLITGAAAVAFALRRFSGAQVT, from the coding sequence GTGAGCTCGGCTGCCGATGCGCTTGCCGGCGCGGCCCTGCTGCTTGCCGTTGCGGCCGCCGCGCTGATCTCGGCGCTCGTGACCTGGACCAGCCGCCCCCTGCTGCAGCGCTACGCGCTGGCGCGGCCGAATGCGCGGTCCTCCCATCGCATCCCGACCCCGCAGGGCGCGGGCATTGCGGTGATCGCCGCGACGCTGATCGTCGCCTCGCTGTGGGGGGTCTCGGCCAATGTCGCGATCCCGCCGGCGCTGGTCGCTGCGACAATCGTGATCGCGCTGGTCGGCTTCGCCGACGACATGGTGTCGCTGCCCGTGCTGGTGCGGCTGGTGCTGCAGGCCGCCTGCGTCGGCGCCGTGGTGTTCACCGCTCCCGAGACGGCGCGCATCGTGCCGGCGCTGCCGCTTGCGCTGGAGCGCGGCCTCGTCGTCCTTGCCGGCGTCTGGTTCGTAAACCTCGTCAACTTCATGGACGGGCTCGACCTGATGACGGTGGCGGAAGTCGTTCCGGTCACCGCTGCGCTGCTGCTGCTGGGGATGCTCGGGGATCTCTCATGGCCGGCCGTGCTGATCGCCACCGCGCTGTGCGGCGCCATGCTCGGCTTTGCGCCCTTCAACCGTCCCGTCGCAAAAGTCTTCCTGGGCGATGTCGGCAGCCTGCCGATCGGCCTCCTGCTCGGCTGGTGCCTTTTGGAGCTTGCGTTTCGGGGGCAGCCGGCCGCGGCGCTGCTGTTGCCCGCCTATTATCTTGCCGATTCCACCATCACGCTGTTCCGGCGCATCATCCGGCGCGAACCGTTCTGGTCGGCGCACCGCACCCACTTTTATCAGCGTGCGACCGACAACGGGTTCACGGTGAAGCGGGTGATCGGCGAGGCATTCGCGCTCAATCTCGTACTGGCATTGCTCGCCATCGCTACCGTTCGCTCCGGCTCGACGGCGATCACGATCGTCTGCCTCATCACAGGGGCGGCCGCCGTCGCATTCGCCCTGCGGCGTTTCTCCGGCGCTCAGGTGACTTGA
- a CDS encoding NAD-dependent epimerase/dehydratase family protein, giving the protein MSERKPVVLVTGASGFIGRHLGQALACEGWSVRPVVRKRQGIDGEVVIESIGPDTDWRAALEGVEAVVHLAARVHHRREEHAAQLYQDVNTAGTVRLARSAAMAGVRHFIFISTVLVHGRSTEGRAPFSENDVPTPRGLYGTSKAAAEAGLRTLARECDMKISVIRPPMVYGASAKGSFALLTRAMNLGVPLPFAAIRNRRAFLAVQNLSSFILHRLTHPDAAGHFEIFLLADSEQFSTPEFIARLAKASGRSPRLFGMPPGLLSALFRVIGRQDMHDSLIGSLELDVSKALATGWRPEVSLDEGLRLAVSAQVT; this is encoded by the coding sequence ATGAGCGAACGTAAGCCAGTCGTGCTGGTGACGGGAGCGAGCGGCTTCATCGGCCGTCATCTCGGGCAGGCGCTGGCGTGCGAGGGATGGTCGGTCCGCCCCGTGGTCCGCAAGCGGCAGGGCATCGACGGCGAGGTCGTGATCGAATCGATCGGCCCCGACACCGACTGGCGGGCCGCGCTCGAGGGGGTGGAGGCGGTCGTCCACCTTGCCGCGCGCGTGCATCACAGGCGCGAGGAGCATGCGGCCCAGCTCTACCAGGACGTCAACACCGCCGGCACGGTGCGCCTGGCGCGCAGCGCGGCGATGGCCGGCGTGCGCCATTTCATCTTCATCAGCACCGTGCTGGTGCATGGCCGCAGCACCGAGGGCAGGGCCCCCTTCAGCGAGAACGACGTCCCGACGCCGCGCGGCCTCTACGGGACGTCCAAGGCCGCGGCCGAGGCGGGCCTGAGGACGCTCGCGCGCGAGTGCGACATGAAGATCTCTGTGATCAGGCCGCCCATGGTCTACGGCGCGAGCGCCAAGGGAAGTTTCGCTCTGTTGACGCGCGCGATGAACCTCGGGGTGCCGTTGCCGTTCGCCGCGATCCGCAATCGCCGCGCCTTCCTTGCCGTGCAGAACCTGTCGTCCTTCATCCTGCATCGGCTCACTCATCCAGATGCGGCCGGCCATTTCGAGATATTCCTGCTCGCCGACAGCGAGCAGTTCTCGACGCCCGAATTCATCGCGCGTCTGGCGAAGGCGTCCGGCAGGAGCCCGCGGCTGTTCGGCATGCCGCCGGGCCTGCTCAGCGCGCTTTTCCGCGTGATCGGCCGGCAGGACATGCATGACAGCCTGATCGGCTCGCTCGAGCTCGACGTCTCCAAGGCGCTCGCGACCGGCTGGCGGCCGGAGGTTTCCCTCGACGAGGGGCTGCGGCTCGCCGTGTCGGCTCAAGTCACCTGA
- a CDS encoding SDR family NAD(P)-dependent oxidoreductase produces the protein MTRLSHLTSRNFLIALHDLLATTAALFAAFYLRFEGGEGFFERLPLLFQILPYFLAFSVVVFFVLNLTTTKWRFISLPDALNIIRAATVLTVALLVLDYIFVAPNVRGAFFLGKVTIVLYWFLEISFLSALRMTYRYFRYTRVRRDARTGDAAPTLLIGRAADAEVLLRGIESGAIKRIWPIGVLSPSSADRGQFIRTVPVLGGIDDVEDVIADFAKRNKPIARLIMTPSAFEPEAHPESILMRARKLGVIVNRMPSLESGDTPRLTAVAVEDLLLRPSEKIDYARLEALIRGKAVLVTGGGGSIGSEICERVVAFGAARLLIVENSEPALYAISEALAARGAAAAIEARIADIRDRERIMRVMAEFKPDIVFHAAALKHVPILERDWSEGVKTNIFGSINVAEAAVAAGAEAMVMISTDKAIEPVSMLGLTKRFAEMYCQALDHDLAAGARGAKPPMRLISVRFGNVLASNGSVVPKFKAQIEAGGPVTVTHPDMVRYFMTIREACDLVITAATHALGTQRPDVSVYVLNMGQPVKIVDLAERMIRLSGLQPGYDIEIVFTGMRPGERLHEILFASEEPTREIGVPGIMAAQPNEPPMQTLRKWIAALEQAIARDDRATIRTILKDAVPEFGSTAA, from the coding sequence ATGACGCGGCTTTCGCATCTTACCTCGCGCAATTTCTTGATCGCGCTCCACGACCTGCTCGCGACCACGGCGGCGCTTTTTGCCGCCTTCTATCTGCGATTCGAGGGTGGCGAAGGCTTCTTCGAGCGCCTGCCGCTGCTGTTCCAGATCCTGCCCTACTTCCTCGCCTTCAGCGTGGTCGTTTTCTTCGTCCTCAACCTGACCACGACGAAATGGCGCTTCATCTCGCTGCCTGATGCGCTGAACATCATTCGCGCGGCGACCGTGCTGACGGTTGCGCTGCTCGTGCTCGACTACATCTTCGTTGCCCCCAACGTCCGCGGCGCCTTTTTTCTCGGCAAGGTGACGATCGTCCTCTACTGGTTCCTCGAGATCTCCTTCCTCAGCGCCCTGCGCATGACCTATCGCTACTTCCGCTATACGCGGGTGCGCCGTGATGCGAGGACCGGTGATGCTGCGCCGACCTTGCTGATCGGCCGCGCTGCGGATGCCGAGGTGCTGCTGCGCGGAATCGAGAGCGGGGCGATCAAGCGGATCTGGCCGATCGGCGTCTTGTCGCCGTCGAGCGCCGACCGCGGCCAGTTCATCCGCACCGTGCCGGTGCTGGGCGGCATCGACGACGTCGAGGACGTCATCGCCGACTTCGCCAAGCGCAACAAACCGATCGCGCGCCTCATCATGACGCCGTCGGCGTTCGAGCCGGAGGCCCATCCGGAATCGATCCTGATGCGGGCGCGCAAGCTGGGTGTGATCGTCAACCGGATGCCCTCGCTCGAGAGCGGCGACACGCCGCGGCTCACGGCAGTCGCGGTCGAGGACCTCCTGCTGCGGCCGAGCGAGAAGATCGACTATGCGCGCCTCGAGGCCCTGATCAGGGGCAAGGCCGTGCTCGTCACCGGTGGCGGCGGCTCGATCGGCTCGGAAATCTGCGAGCGCGTCGTGGCTTTCGGCGCGGCGCGGCTCCTGATCGTGGAGAACTCGGAGCCGGCGCTCTATGCGATCTCCGAAGCGCTTGCCGCCCGCGGGGCGGCAGCCGCGATCGAGGCGCGGATCGCCGACATTCGCGACCGGGAGCGCATCATGCGCGTGATGGCGGAGTTCAAGCCGGACATCGTATTCCACGCCGCGGCGCTCAAGCACGTTCCGATCCTCGAACGCGACTGGAGCGAAGGCGTCAAGACCAACATCTTCGGCTCGATCAACGTTGCCGAAGCTGCGGTGGCGGCCGGCGCCGAGGCGATGGTGATGATCTCGACCGACAAGGCGATCGAGCCGGTGTCGATGCTCGGCCTGACCAAGCGCTTCGCGGAGATGTACTGCCAGGCGCTGGATCACGACCTCGCCGCCGGCGCGCGCGGGGCCAAGCCGCCGATGCGGCTGATCTCGGTGCGGTTCGGCAACGTGCTGGCCTCGAACGGCTCGGTGGTGCCGAAGTTCAAGGCCCAGATCGAGGCCGGCGGCCCGGTGACCGTGACGCATCCCGACATGGTCCGCTACTTCATGACCATCCGCGAGGCCTGCGATCTCGTGATCACCGCGGCCACGCATGCGCTCGGAACCCAGCGTCCCGACGTCTCCGTCTACGTGCTCAACATGGGCCAGCCGGTGAAGATCGTCGATCTCGCCGAGCGCATGATCCGCCTGTCCGGTCTGCAGCCCGGCTACGACATCGAGATCGTGTTCACCGGCATGCGCCCGGGCGAGCGCCTGCACGAGATCCTGTTCGCCTCGGAGGAGCCGACCCGCGAAATCGGCGTCCCCGGAATCATGGCTGCGCAGCCGAACGAACCGCCGATGCAGACGCTGCGCAAATGGATCGCGGCGCTCGAGCAGGCGATCGCGCGCGACGATCGCGCCACCATCAGGACCATCCTGAAGGACGCGGTGCCCGAATTCGGGTCGACCGCGGCCTGA
- a CDS encoding O-antigen ligase: MTALARETTSEMLHRRLRSPAAWRETVDIFAVLTAASLPWSTSLAGIFNVLMLLCMVPFLDVRAFLQSLKRPICAAPIALVLLALVGTLWSDATWGARFYAVNPTMKLLVLPVLLYHFERSQRGHWIFVAFLVSCALLSVMSWLVAFYPNLALKTDPPERGIFVKNYINQSQEFALCAVALAYPIVTLLREKRFWLAGLLTALALSFFANMAFVVVSRTALVTVPIMFGVFALLHLKWRSLAIISAALLGGAVLAWQTSPQLRHTAERFSTDYTGYVERGEPTSMGMRLEFWRKSFGFFAEAPIMGHGTGSTRGLFERVATPAGQYKASAEVIGNPHNQTLNVAVQWGLIGVTVLYAIWFLHLRLFRGDGLANWIGLLVVVQNVFTSLFNSHLFDFHEGWMYVIGVGVAGGMVIREQQVGAKMGEAGS, translated from the coding sequence GTGACGGCGCTCGCACGCGAAACGACCAGCGAAATGCTGCATCGCCGTCTGCGCAGTCCGGCTGCCTGGCGCGAGACCGTCGACATATTCGCGGTCCTGACCGCGGCCTCGCTGCCCTGGTCGACCTCTCTTGCCGGGATCTTCAACGTGCTCATGCTGCTCTGCATGGTGCCGTTTCTCGACGTCCGCGCGTTCCTGCAATCGCTGAAGCGCCCGATCTGTGCGGCCCCGATCGCCCTGGTCCTGCTCGCGCTGGTGGGGACGCTCTGGTCGGATGCGACCTGGGGCGCGCGCTTCTATGCGGTCAATCCAACCATGAAGCTGCTGGTGCTCCCGGTTCTGCTCTATCATTTCGAGCGCTCGCAACGCGGGCACTGGATCTTCGTCGCCTTCCTGGTGTCCTGCGCCTTGTTGTCGGTGATGTCCTGGCTGGTCGCCTTCTACCCGAACCTCGCGCTCAAGACCGATCCGCCCGAGCGCGGCATCTTCGTCAAGAACTACATCAACCAGAGTCAGGAGTTCGCGCTTTGCGCGGTCGCGCTCGCCTATCCGATCGTGACGCTGCTGCGCGAGAAGCGTTTCTGGCTCGCCGGACTGCTGACGGCGCTGGCGCTGAGCTTTTTCGCCAACATGGCGTTCGTGGTGGTGTCGCGCACCGCCCTCGTCACCGTTCCGATCATGTTCGGCGTGTTCGCGTTGCTTCACCTCAAATGGCGGAGCCTTGCGATCATCTCCGCCGCTTTGCTCGGCGGCGCCGTTCTTGCCTGGCAGACCTCGCCGCAATTGCGCCACACTGCCGAGAGGTTTAGCACCGACTATACCGGCTATGTGGAGAGGGGCGAGCCGACCTCCATGGGCATGCGCCTGGAATTCTGGCGGAAGTCGTTCGGCTTCTTCGCGGAGGCGCCGATCATGGGGCACGGCACCGGCTCGACGCGCGGATTGTTCGAACGCGTCGCGACACCCGCCGGCCAGTACAAGGCGTCCGCCGAAGTGATCGGCAACCCCCACAATCAGACGTTGAACGTCGCCGTGCAATGGGGGCTGATCGGCGTCACGGTGCTCTATGCGATCTGGTTCCTGCATCTGCGGTTGTTCCGCGGCGACGGGCTTGCCAACTGGATCGGGCTTCTGGTCGTGGTGCAGAACGTCTTCACCTCGCTGTTCAATTCCCATCTGTTCGACTTTCATGAGGGCTGGATGTACGTCATTGGCGTCGGCGTCGCCGGCGGAATGGTGATCCGGGAACAACAGGTCGGGGCGAAGATGGGGGAAGCCGGTTCCTGA
- the rfaE1 gene encoding D-glycero-beta-D-manno-heptose-7-phosphate kinase codes for MPTPILDFDALAQAISGRTVLCIGDIMLDEFVYGEVSRISPEAPAPVIAAQRGEIHVGGAGNVARNVASLGARCIFVGLIGEDDAGTRLEAALNDQAGIESVLVRDASRPTTRKVRFVSEHFSTHMLRADWEQALAASDDVETKLIEAILPQIARADIVLLSDYAKGVLTARVIRHTIDAARKLGKPVIVDPKSLNWAIYRGATLLTPNRKEFSEATRSRAETVQSIVEASEDVMRLADCEAILVTQGEHGMTLVPRNGGAVHVPAFPVKVRDVSGAGDTVAAALAVSLAAGADWDTALRMANAAAAVAVGKQGTASVSAAELRRKILPHATLAAEEKIVLDPAALDTQLAEWKRQGLRVGFTNGCFDILHPGHVKVLTAARAACDRLIVGLNSDASVRRLKGADRPVQDERARAEVLAALEAVDLVVIFEEDTPIDLIKRIKPGVLVKGGDYTREQVVGHEVVEAAGGVVVLVDILQGFSTTALVHRARGGSK; via the coding sequence ATGCCGACGCCCATTCTCGATTTCGATGCCCTCGCGCAAGCCATCTCAGGCCGCACGGTGCTGTGCATCGGCGACATCATGCTGGACGAGTTCGTCTACGGCGAGGTGTCGCGGATCTCGCCGGAAGCGCCGGCGCCCGTCATCGCCGCCCAGCGCGGCGAGATCCACGTCGGCGGCGCCGGCAACGTCGCGCGCAACGTCGCTTCGCTCGGCGCGCGCTGCATCTTCGTCGGCCTCATCGGCGAGGACGACGCCGGTACGCGGCTCGAGGCCGCGCTCAATGATCAAGCCGGCATCGAGAGTGTGCTGGTGCGCGACGCCTCGCGGCCGACCACGCGAAAAGTCCGTTTCGTCTCCGAACATTTTTCCACGCACATGCTGCGCGCCGATTGGGAGCAGGCGCTGGCTGCGTCCGACGACGTCGAAACGAAGTTGATCGAGGCGATCCTGCCGCAGATCGCGCGCGCCGACATCGTGCTGCTGTCCGACTATGCCAAGGGCGTGCTGACGGCGCGCGTGATCCGCCACACCATCGACGCCGCGCGCAAGCTCGGCAAGCCCGTCATCGTCGATCCCAAGAGCCTGAACTGGGCGATCTATCGCGGCGCCACGCTGCTCACGCCCAACCGCAAGGAATTCTCGGAAGCGACCCGCAGCCGCGCCGAAACGGTGCAGAGCATCGTCGAGGCCAGCGAGGACGTGATGCGGCTCGCCGATTGCGAGGCGATCCTGGTCACCCAGGGCGAGCACGGCATGACCTTGGTGCCGCGGAATGGCGGGGCCGTTCACGTGCCGGCCTTCCCGGTGAAGGTGCGCGACGTCTCCGGCGCCGGTGACACCGTCGCTGCTGCGCTTGCGGTGTCGCTCGCGGCCGGCGCGGACTGGGACACGGCGCTGCGCATGGCCAATGCCGCCGCCGCCGTCGCCGTCGGCAAGCAGGGCACCGCCAGCGTCAGCGCGGCCGAGCTGCGACGCAAGATCCTGCCGCATGCAACTCTCGCGGCCGAGGAGAAGATCGTGCTCGATCCGGCCGCACTCGACACGCAGCTCGCCGAATGGAAAAGGCAAGGCCTGCGCGTCGGCTTCACCAACGGCTGTTTCGACATCCTCCATCCCGGCCACGTCAAGGTGCTGACCGCGGCGCGCGCCGCCTGCGATCGCCTGATCGTCGGCCTCAACAGCGACGCCTCGGTGCGGCGGCTGAAGGGTGCCGATCGTCCGGTCCAGGACGAGCGCGCGCGTGCCGAGGTGCTCGCCGCACTGGAGGCCGTCGATCTCGTCGTGATCTTCGAAGAGGACACGCCGATCGACCTGATCAAGAGGATCAAGCCGGGCGTGCTGGTGAAGGGCGGCGACTACACCCGCGAACAGGTCGTCGGCCACGAGGTGGTCGAGGCCGCGGGCGGGGTGGTCGTGCTGGTCGACATTCTCCAGGGCTTCAGCACGACGGCGCTGGTGCATCGCGCCAGGGGAGGGAGCAAGTGA
- the rfaD gene encoding ADP-glyceromanno-heptose 6-epimerase: MLLVTGGAGFIGSNVVAALNEAGRSDVVVCDLLGTEGKWRNLAKRQLVDIVPPAELMDWLKGRKLEAMIHLGAISETTATDGDLVIETNFRLSMRLLDWCTMNAVPFIYASSAATYGDGTEGFDDDSSLSALKKLRPMNLYGWSKHLFDLAVAERVARGDGLPPQWAGLKFFNVFGPNEYHKGSMMSVLARRFDDVSAGRVVQLFKSHREGIEDGDQRRDFIYVDDVVRVVLWLLATPSVSGLFNVGTGKARSFKDLILAAYAALGTRPNIEYVDMPEQIRGSYQYFTQSEVDRLLRAGYNGGFTTLEDAVKAYVGDYLDRPDRFR, encoded by the coding sequence ATGTTGCTGGTGACCGGCGGGGCCGGTTTTATCGGATCGAATGTCGTGGCCGCGCTGAACGAGGCCGGTCGCAGCGACGTCGTGGTCTGCGATCTCCTGGGAACCGAAGGCAAGTGGCGCAACCTCGCCAAGCGGCAACTCGTGGATATCGTTCCCCCCGCCGAGCTGATGGACTGGCTGAAGGGCCGCAAGCTGGAGGCCATGATCCATCTCGGGGCGATTTCCGAGACCACCGCGACCGACGGCGACCTCGTCATCGAGACCAATTTCCGCCTGTCGATGCGCCTTCTGGACTGGTGCACGATGAACGCGGTGCCGTTCATCTACGCCTCTTCAGCGGCGACCTATGGCGACGGCACGGAAGGCTTCGACGACGATTCCTCGCTTTCGGCGCTGAAGAAATTGCGGCCGATGAATCTCTACGGCTGGAGCAAGCACCTGTTCGATCTCGCTGTCGCCGAACGTGTGGCGCGCGGCGATGGTCTCCCGCCGCAATGGGCCGGCCTGAAATTCTTCAACGTGTTCGGCCCCAACGAATATCACAAGGGCTCGATGATGAGCGTGTTGGCGCGGCGCTTCGACGACGTGAGCGCAGGCCGCGTCGTGCAGCTGTTCAAATCGCATCGCGAGGGCATCGAGGACGGCGATCAGCGTCGCGATTTCATCTATGTCGACGACGTCGTGCGCGTGGTCCTCTGGCTGCTCGCGACGCCGTCGGTGTCCGGCCTGTTCAACGTCGGCACCGGCAAGGCGCGCAGCTTCAAGGACCTCATTCTGGCTGCCTATGCGGCGCTCGGCACCAGGCCCAACATCGAATACGTCGACATGCCCGAGCAGATCCGGGGCAGCTACCAGTATTTCACCCAGAGCGAGGTCGATCGTCTGCTCCGCGCCGGCTATAACGGCGGCTTCACGACGCTCGAGGACGCAGTGAAGGCCTATGTCGGGGATTATCTCGACCGGCCCGATCGCTTTCGCTGA
- the waaF gene encoding lipopolysaccharide heptosyltransferase II, which produces MNIDSQHGNDADRSDTRPILIVPYMWIGDFVRNHTVVRVLKERWPNRPVDLLTTSLCAPLVDYMPGVRAGIVWDMPRSRLAIARQFGLAELLRKRNYGTALVLPRTWKAAIAPALAGIPERIGFVGEFRFGLLNRWRWSEKKLPRFIDKNAALAQPDGAPLPAEWPVPQLRVPAEQIARWREANGLGAGAAVALAPGSVGASKRWTSYPEAARLLVERGLEVWVVGGPAEKGLAQEIVAAGGRGTAGSPGVRDLTGTDLRNGVLAMAAAGVAISNDSGLMHIAAALGTPTMGIFGPTSPYLWAPLNGLAATVVQDKEKLSCQPCQSTVCKINDHRCMRNIAAAEVVGIAQRVLGEVGARAKS; this is translated from the coding sequence ATGAATATCGATTCGCAACATGGCAATGATGCAGACCGGAGCGACACACGCCCGATCCTGATCGTTCCCTACATGTGGATCGGCGATTTCGTACGGAATCACACCGTCGTGCGGGTCCTGAAGGAGCGCTGGCCGAACCGGCCGGTCGATCTCCTCACCACGTCCCTGTGCGCCCCGCTGGTCGATTACATGCCCGGGGTGCGCGCCGGCATCGTCTGGGACATGCCGCGCAGCCGGCTCGCCATCGCACGCCAGTTCGGCCTGGCGGAGCTGCTGCGGAAGCGGAACTACGGCACCGCCCTGGTGCTGCCCCGGACCTGGAAGGCGGCCATCGCGCCCGCGCTCGCTGGTATTCCTGAACGGATCGGCTTCGTCGGCGAGTTCCGGTTCGGCCTGCTCAACCGCTGGCGCTGGAGTGAGAAGAAGCTACCCCGCTTCATCGACAAGAACGCCGCCCTCGCCCAGCCCGACGGGGCGCCCCTGCCGGCGGAATGGCCGGTGCCGCAACTGCGCGTCCCGGCCGAACAGATCGCCCGCTGGCGCGAGGCCAATGGTCTCGGCGCCGGGGCCGCGGTGGCGCTCGCCCCGGGCTCGGTCGGCGCCTCCAAGCGCTGGACCTCTTATCCCGAAGCCGCCCGCCTGCTGGTCGAGCGCGGCCTCGAGGTCTGGGTGGTCGGCGGTCCCGCCGAAAAGGGCCTTGCCCAGGAGATCGTCGCCGCCGGCGGCCGGGGGACCGCTGGCAGCCCTGGGGTGCGCGACCTCACCGGCACCGATCTGCGCAACGGCGTCCTCGCCATGGCCGCGGCCGGCGTTGCCATCTCCAACGATTCCGGCCTGATGCACATCGCAGCCGCCCTGGGCACGCCGACCATGGGCATTTTCGGTCCCACCAGCCCCTACCTCTGGGCGCCCCTTAACGGCCTTGCGGCAACGGTGGTGCAGGACAAGGAGAAGCTGTCCTGCCAGCCCTGCCAGAGCACGGTCTGCAAGATCAACGACCACCGCTGCATGCGGAATATTGCAGCGGCGGAGGTGGTGGGGATCGCGCAGCGGGTGCTGGGGGAAGTGGGGGCGAGGGCAAAGAGCTGA